In Cryptococcus gattii WM276 chromosome A, complete sequence, one genomic interval encodes:
- a CDS encoding carbon utilization by utilization of organic compounds-related protein, putative (Similar to TIGR gene model, INSD accession AAW41925.1): MRPTLLRLANASGPLPLTVSQASVQLIPPIPLYRRLLRAHRLLPADMRYMGDSYVKSEFRLTRTTDNPLHIIGFLSQWKIYLDEIESSLIRPDGRKQGQAVEWRGKKLDTGAFGKLSTEQVGQLYELMHATKDVWKSPEQIEQEAKSAGVSPVDPNDPTTAGNS; encoded by the exons ATGAGACCCACACTCCTCCGCCTTGCGAATGCCTCTGGCCCGCTCCCACTCACAGTTTCACAGGCTTCTGTCCAGCTCATCCCTCCTATTCCGCTCTACCGCCGTCTTCTTCGAGCTCACCGTCTATTACCAGCTGATATGCGCTACATGGGCGATTCATATGTCAAGTCCGAGTTCCGACTGACCCGGACGACCGATAACCCTCTACATATTATTGGTTTCCTCTCTCAATGGAAAATCTACCTCGACGAGATTGAGAGCTCGCTCATCAGGCCGGATGGGAGGAAGCAGGGCCAAGCTGTAGAATGGAGAGGAAAAAAGTTGGATACGGGTGCTTTTGGAAAGCTCTCGACTGAGCAGGTGGGGCAGCTGTATGAGCTCATGCACGCGACGAAGGATGTGTGGAAATC ACCAGAACAGATTGAGCAAGAAGCCAAATCTGCCGGAGTCAGTCCTGTGGACCCCAATGACCCCACCACTGCTGGTAACTCATAA